In the Engystomops pustulosus chromosome 2, aEngPut4.maternal, whole genome shotgun sequence genome, one interval contains:
- the LOC140119058 gene encoding uncharacterized protein yields the protein MLSRTTSALFPIIVCTFVFWNAEATDVTENHPATTSVSRDNLSPVTPAITAGNITLSPVLNLSLDSTLNENTTSENSTKQSLTTTPTTVNNSPEVGSTTIASTTFLPSVASSKTENLISTVTKSNITTTVLPTNETSTRESNTSSTLPVESNTTLVSDETGTGMQYSETVLTSIFGTMLVVVLLTIIAFCFTKYRKRQSQYSHHPLHENVYESEGYTPPDDTLVISGGLYDAPRIYNPNMTVLEEEDTQPEYVSFSNRPGQFRLEFLPGDKDMDPAYNGSLRRHV from the exons ATGCTTTCTAGAACAACATCTGCACTTTTTCCCATCATTGTGTGCACTTTTGTATTTTGGAATGCTGAAGCCACCGATGTAACTGAGAACCACCCTGCAACAACTTCAGTGAGCAGAGATAATTTGTCTCCAGTAACACCAGCTATCACAGCAGGAAACATTACACTTTCTCCAGTCTTGAACTTAAGTCTAGATTCAACATTAAATGAGAACACAACATCTGAGAACTCCACCAAGCAGTCACTCACAACTACACCTACAACTGTGAACAACAGTCCTGAGGTTGGATCCACTACCATTGCTTCCACAACTTTTCTTCCATCTGTTGCTTCATCAAAGACAGAAAATTTGATCAGCACAGTTACTAAAAGCAATATCACAACAACTGTTCTACCAACCAATGAAACGTCAACTCGTGAAAGTAATACATCATCAACGCTCCCTGTGGAATCAAACACAACATTAGTGTCAG ATGAGACTGGGACTGGAATGCAATACTCAGAGACAGTCTTGACCTCCATCTTTGGCACTATGTTAGTCGTGGTACTACTGACCATTATTGCCTTCTGCTTTACCAAATATAGAAAACGACAATCTCAGTACTCTCACCATCCTCTGCATGAAAATGTGTATGAATCAG AGGGATACACTCCACCCGATGATACCCTTGTGATTTCAGGAGGACTATATGATGCACCCAGAATTTACAATCCAAACATGACAGTCTTAGAGGAGGAGGATACTCAGCCTGAGTAtgtctcattcagcaacaggccAGGCCAATTTAGGCTTGAGTTCTTACCCGGTGATAAGGACATGGATCCAGCATATAATGGTTCCTTAAGAAGACATGTTTGA